The following DNA comes from Papaver somniferum cultivar HN1 chromosome 4, ASM357369v1, whole genome shotgun sequence.
CCAAATTATTCATTTTACCTACGTAAATATTGTAAGATTTTCTCACGGATGAAGGCTTGCCGTTGAGTTTCATGAATCATAGATGGGTCACAACATTGCCTCATTATTAATTACAAGTCGAGTGCACATGCTTTGCACGTCATGTCTTCTAATATGttctttgaaaaaaaatcaaaatatatgaTACATGAACATAAGATATACGTTCTTTCATATTAcctttgaaaataaaaacaaatgaaaaattaaaattttatgctCGTGTTTATACTTTTTGCATAGAGAATTTAAAGAACTTCCCGGtcataaaagatgtacaaaaatcCGACATATAAATCAAAAGATACGACGGTTTTAATTCATCGTTATGTTTTACGAAAATGGCATTTTTGTAAATACAAAAATGAATTAAACCTGTGAATATATGCCCATGTATTACACCGTATTTACCCTAACATCCTTCCGCCAAAATGAAATCCCACCGTTGAGATTCAAGCATGAAAATCCTCCAGTTCCAGACTAATGTTCACGTGGAAAACAGTTAAGGAATCTGAACAAATCTGACGGCTGAATTTGTGTCCTGTAAGATCTAACGGTTGTATTTCAAAATTGGGTGAGCTTTCATTTTTGGTTGCGCTCATTAAAGGGGTGGGAGATTAGGCGCGGCCATATCTCAAACAAAGAAATGCATGTCATTTTTGGTATTTCCGGTGAAGATCATGACATTGATATACTGGTGCTAATCTAGAAAACAACTTGGACAGGATTATGTACGCGTTATTGGCTGTTTAACGTGAAGACAAAGTATGTGGGGGTTTCATATTCCAAAATTCAGGAAATTTTATTGTTTGCCTCCTAGGAATATTGAAGTTGTCGAATATTCAACAATGGATTAAGCAGGGCTGTGGAAGATACAAAGAAAGTACGAGGTTAAAGACATTGGCATACAAAAACAAAGACTATGCATCTCGCATTGATGATGAGAAATTGACTAAAGATAGATACAGTCATAAAACTTATCCAAGAACCATGATTTTGAACACTAAGTTGTGGCTGCAGTAATAAGTGGACTAGTCTTCACAATCGCCATATTAACCGCCCTCTTGCCCGTCCATGATATTAACAACCATTCGCAATTGTTGAATGACTTACGGTAGGAGTGGGGGTGATGAAGCATGAGTGTTATCTTGTTAGAGAACAAGACTCGGGACTAGATAgatggacgaagaagttatcattcgtaaaaatataaaattagaaaagttCTCGGAGGATAAGTCCAAACCTAGAGGGACAGGAAGATCATGGTCACGAAGGCTGGCGCCTTGTGCATCAGTATAATATCACATTCTGACGCTAAACGCATGAGGTCATCATTATTGTCATGTAGTTCAGTTGCGTACGATAATACAACTCTTGGgaataattgtttgttgtttaacaAGTGGGCTAAGGAAATATCGCAACGGATAGATTTTCAagttgatatgacttttattttCGAATGTCATTGTCCACTGATCATCACAACCCATATTTGCTACCTTATAAGAAAGCATTACAACACACCACTATTCACAACAAAAGAGATAACTGTCTCATTTCGTATAAGCATGGAAGTTCTTTCTACCAATTTCCTTCTACTTCTTCCTTTTATACTCCTCCTTCCTCTATATCTTCTCAGTACATTAAGAACCAGAAACAAtggtaatcaatacaaacccaaCTTTCCACCTGGTCCTCCAAAGCTTCCGATCGTTGGTAATTTACATCAAATCGGGAAACCGAATTATCAAACACTACCACATCTATCTAAAATATATGGACCAGTCATGCTTCTACAGATTGGTAGTGTACCAACAGTTGTAATCTCGTCCGCCAAAGCTGCCGaacaagtcatgaaaacacatgatCTTCATTTTTGTAATAGAATTCAATTCGCTGGACGGAAACGGGTTACGTATGATTACTTAGATATGACTTTTACACATCGTGGAGAGTACTGGAGAGAGATTCGCAAGATATGCATACTTGAACTTTTTAGCATGAAAAAAGTGCAATCTTTTAAGGCAGTCAGGGCGGAAGAAATTGATGTTTTGATGGATTCTATATCATCTTCTTCAAATACTTCTCCCGTGAATGTCTTTGAAAAGTCATCAAGTTTTACACTTAAAACAATCTGTAGAGTTGCTTTTGGTTGCACAGCCAGTGAAAGTAGAAATATATTTGATAATGGAAGACTTACAAAAATTCTTTATGAAGTCGGCATGTTGAACGGTTATCATGCATCCGACTACTTTCCTAAGGTAGGCTGGATTATTGATAGGATCACTGGCATCCATGCTAAAACTGAAAAATGCTTCCATGAATTGGATGATTTTTTTCAACAAATCATAGGCGAACATGAAAACCCGAAGCGAGTGAAACAGGAAGAAGATATCATAGACGTTTTGCTTACAATAAAGAAGGATCAAACGAGTACAATTCATCTCACTGATGACCATATTAAAGCAATCGTTCTGgtaatttctttttctctttttaatttttaacTTATGGTACATATGTTGTTATATATAACTTTTCTGTGTAAAAACTATCAGAATATATTTCTCGGTGGAGTAGACACGTCGGCTGTAACAGTCTCTTGGGCAATGCTAGAAATGGTTAAAAATCCGAAAGAAATGAAGAAATTTCAAGAAGAGATCAGACACTATGTGGGATCAAAAGGGAAGGTGGAGGAATCAGACCTTGATAGTTTCCGATACTTGAAAATGGTAGTTAAAGAAACGCTAAGGTTGCATCCAGGAGGTCCATTTATTACACGAGAAAGCAACACACACAGCAAAATTGATGGATACGacatataccccaaaacaaaggTTCTAATAAATGCATGGTCGATTGGAAGAAATCCAGAATATTGGAAAAATCCATTAGAATTCTTGCCAGAGAGGTTCAAGGATAGCTCCATCGATTTTGTCGGTACCCAGAATTTTGACTACTTACCTTTCGGGGGTGGTCGAAGGGTTTGCCCAGCAGTTAATATGGGAATTGTGTTAACGGAGCTCATCCTCGCAAATGTGTTGTACACTTTTGATTGGTGTTTGCCTAAAGGATCGAAGATGGAAGACCTAAACATGAAGGAATCACCAGGGACTAAATATCCTCTTGAACTCTTACCCATCAAGCATATATATGGTTAGGAAATTTTATTAAGAGATTTAGAGAAAATAATACTGTGTGCTAGATGGTATATGGGGTGAATGTGTGCTACAAGCAAGTGTTTAACAGAAGATCAGTAAGGGCCATCAGTAAGTCCAGCACTTGCTGGTTGTGCTAAGAGGTCTGAGGTTTACATGTCATTTGAATATGGTTTTTTCTTTGTATCTTATTAGCTACCTAAGCTTTGTAGGTAGCAAGActccgtcttttttttttttttttgaaagagaaGATAAGACTCCGTCTTATAAAAGAGAtactttataaataaaaataaaaacttacgTGTGTCTCCTTGTGTGTGTGATTTTATTGCTTCATTAAGATCTGGGGTACTCCAATTTTCATTTGGTGCATTCGAGTATCAATTCAATTGGATCTGGCGAATCATCCCTAGTTCCTTCTACTACCTAGAGTATATTAAGCTTCATGATTTAAAGCTTAAGATATGGCATCCCACCTTGGTCAGCGGTCCACTCTTAGTTGTTCAAGTTCCCTGAGTTTATGTTGCATGATTTAAACGTTAACCTGTTGGACTTTGGTTTATCCTTACAACGTACAGTTGTCGCCGGAATCTTTGGTTTAATGAGAAAGAATCTGCTATGGCTATGTTCAATGTTTGTCAAATAAGGTACATAGAAAAGAGTATTTATGATTTTTCAGGGTTTCAAATAGGAAATATGAGGAAAACAATTAAGAGGATTTAATTCGGGGTAGTAAATATGGAAAACCAAATTCTCTTTTTGAAAACACAAGGCAAATTTTAATCTATAAATCTGTAATTTGTGCTGTAATTCCTTAGCCAAATGTATGGATATATGGCTTGTTGGTTTTTAAATACCAAATCCCACCCATAAATACTAATTAACATGGCTTTCCTATAAAGATGAATGCAATGCACTGATTTCTCTAACCTAAGAAAATAAACAACCCTAATTTCTGTCTATCTGCCTCACACTCCACGAAACTAGAAACAAGAGAAGCAAAAATGTCCAACATTCCAGAAGACGTCTACCTTCAAATCCTTATAAGGGTACCAGTGAAAACCACATTTGTATGCAAGTGTGTCTGTAAGAATTGGTTAGATCGAATTTCTAGTTCTCACTTTGTAAAAATGCATCTTGATTTTAATATCCAAATGAATAACTACAATCTCATTCTTCATGATTTTGATGGATTAGCAAGTCTAATTACCCATTGCAGTCTATACCTTATGCTTCATTGTCAGAAGCAGCATGGATGAATGAGTTTCAAGACGGTGTTGTCAAAGTGGATCACCCATTCAAATCTGCAGGTCCACGGTATCATGTTTCATTGAGAAGTTCATGTAACGGTTTAGTTTGCTTAGGGTTTTCCTATAGTCTTACCGTATTCTTGTGTCTTTGGAACCCAGCCACCAATGAGTTCAAGATACTTCCGGAACTACCGTGCGAAAATAACAAGGAAACTGTGAACTTGTATATGATTGATTACTGCGCCATCTATGCTTTAGGTTATGTTGggattatatgttttaaaaatattattaatttccaataaattagtgtctcatttaaaTGGTTTTATTGTGACATTTATTTTTCCGTTAAAGAATAAATTCATTtcgtttttaatgtcaaaaaCCGTTTTTTGTTGAATTGGTTAATGATGCTAATTACCAACTTATTAATGCATTTCATTTAATCTTATTTAATTCTTTGACTATTATAAATCTGATTTTGATGAAAAGAACTGAGCGAGTAGTTGAAACATTTTTAGTgagagtttttcttttatattttggtGTTAAAAAGAACTTGGACAGTTGTTGAGATCCTTTTTGTtgtgagagagtttttcttttatgacttGGATTTACAAAAAgatttttagagaaagaaaaataagtgtgtgaacatctcttatttttctaaatgagtttctgagcaagaatgaagtgtagaagtttcacatcctctcaccgtgcaagagcgattgtgtaagagattaatctcggctgttttattctggggacgacgcgccattgaagaactgcttgcacaatcttgggcagagacgcgaaacgtcttaaagatagcgacctagtccgcgactcagccataacgttgtttgtttcgtgtttgattttatttgttgtgcagaCAAAATTcggcaatttttccaacaattttaagacgttttattctgccatggatatcaaaaagaaaacaattacttaaacgcgataagtatcatgttttattttcattttataaaATTATAATATGTATAATTTTTCTTTGACAATTGAAAATGATGCTTGAAATTTTAGGTAAACTAATACCTAGAGTTAAATTTTATGCCTGATTTTGATGGAGTAGGTTTGCAACATGGATAATATTTTTATCATGAATATCTAAcatagaaaaatattgttgatgTGAAACGAATGTTTATTAACATGTTGTAGAGATGTATTTTATCTTCTATATGGAAACGAATTGGGTCTTGAAATTTTAACCTGGTATATTAGACATCATGAGGGTCATCCATGCGAAATTTTAGAATTTTCGGAGTCCTTAAactatttttaaagtattttagaaaactgCATAACGTTGCTAGTCCTTGTTGAATTCTCTTTTATGATCTTTGTGTTGATATCACTAGTACAAAAATTCCTTTCGGCCATGGTAATTTGCCGTGTCCAAATGTATATGGTCACGGTAATTCATTTTTGGGAAAACCGTGGCCAAAGCCTGCGAGGCCAAAAGTCATGACATTTGGACACGGTATATTTCCGCGGCTATTTCGTGAAATCCACCGTGACTAGCACTTCAATAGTCACGGATTTTTATTGCTCACCGTGACAAATTTTCGTATTAGGTCACGAACTGGTGTATACACCGTGACCAAACTCATTTACTGGACACGAATTTTTATATTATACCGTGACCAATTTGCGTATTGGTCTCGAATTTCATTTATCCGACGTGTCCAAACCATCAAACATACACGTAAGAAGATATTGGGCATTAATTTATGCCttgcaaacacataaaataagtAACACAGTAACAAAATCTGACTGAAATTACCACTCATTAAATCTGATAATATCGTGCAAAACAGTTTACATCTATCTTGATATATGGATTCTACTAGTTGTGGACATATCAATAGAACCactaattatgaaaacaagaaaacacACCCACCTAAAAGAGTACCAAGTGGAAGACTCCAAAGAAGTTTCGAAAGGCAGTGACACTTCCATCTCATACCTACTCCATGTCTTGTTTACTGATCATATGCCTCTGCAGGCTCATACTGTAAGAGCTCCTCCAAACCCTGCCACTAGGATGTAGTTTGACTGTAAAAGCATAGAAAAATGAACAAAGTGTATTCGTCAAATTACAGTAAAGATCTTACAATGTGCAAGTACCGGAGACATCCGTACACCACAAATATTAAAAATAGGCAAAAAATTAACAGAAAATTTCATGAACTTATATTGCAATTTATATACAACGTCACAAAGTAAGACTTGAAGAGTATTTCTGGGGCTTTATATATGttcctccatattttaagttcccCTACTTTCCCTTTCCAAAATGAAATTGGTAATCTGCTTGTTAACTCAATGACTTGGCGGAAAAACGTTGGAAGATGGACTTTGAAATAACAAAATATTCTGCCAGAAAATGAAGACTAGATTGCCTGTCAAGTGGAAAGGTCTAGAACAAAAAACAAGACTAGAGCAGAATCTCGTCATACATATCGACAAAAACAACGAGAGAACTTGCTTTCGAAAGAAAACTTTTCTCATTATTCCTTTCTTACTGGTCATTAGGCAAAAAGTAGAATAGGTTTTATTTTTCtggttaaaattgtaactttCAAGTGCCCTTTGACTTACCTTACCTAGTTTATGCCCCACTTCCAGTACCAGTTACAACTTACAAGTGTGTGCTACATCTTTGTTTATTACTGGATTATTGACAATAAGAAGCCTGATCCAAATCCCGAAACTCCTGAAATCAAAAATGAACTAAGAAAGGATGAGAGATGGACAGAAAGACGAACATATAATAGGTACCCTGAGAGAGAGTATCCCTTATTTTAACTGAAGGGCATTTGGAGATGGACAGGGAGATACGGTAAGAACTCTTCTCTTTGTTTTCCTCCAATCTGGAGTCTGTTAACTGGCATACAAATCACGAAATGCATAACATCAAGGATAAACAATGGAATACTCAGCAGGGTTAAATTACCAAGGCTTCCCTTAACGTAGTGGGATAAGCAGCTAGCCGAGCGTTGAGATAAACCAAAAAATACATATCAGCAAGGCTTAATGAAGGAGTACTGGTCTAATATCTGAAAACTTGACAGGGTTGAATTACCAGGACTTCGTCTTCGCTTAACTAGTTGGATAAGCATAAGCAGCTAGCCAAGCAGCAAAATAATATGAAAGTTGATCCAGAACTGAACGTTCCATACAAGGGATCACCTGTTAAGTTTAATTCTTTGGTTAATTAAAGTTGATCACTTTATTCCAGTGAGCATCCACAGAAAAGAAATACCCCTACTCAAAAAAATCATATAACATGCATACAAATTTGTATCAATGTT
Coding sequences within:
- the LOC113274696 gene encoding cytochrome P450 71B36-like — protein: MEVLSTNFLLLLPFILLLPLYLLSTLRTRNNGNQYKPNFPPGPPKLPIVGNLHQIGKPNYQTLPHLSKIYGPVMLLQIGSVPTVVISSAKAAEQVMKTHDLHFCNRIQFAGRKRVTYDYLDMTFTHRGEYWREIRKICILELFSMKKVQSFKAVRAEEIDVLMDSISSSSNTSPVNVFEKSSSFTLKTICRVAFGCTASESRNIFDNGRLTKILYEVGMLNGYHASDYFPKVGWIIDRITGIHAKTEKCFHELDDFFQQIIGEHENPKRVKQEEDIIDVLLTIKKDQTSTIHLTDDHIKAIVLNIFLGGVDTSAVTVSWAMLEMVKNPKEMKKFQEEIRHYVGSKGKVEESDLDSFRYLKMVVKETLRLHPGGPFITRESNTHSKIDGYDIYPKTKVLINAWSIGRNPEYWKNPLEFLPERFKDSSIDFVGTQNFDYLPFGGGRRVCPAVNMGIVLTELILANVLYTFDWCLPKGSKMEDLNMKESPGTKYPLELLPIKHIYG